A region from the Triticum urartu cultivar G1812 chromosome 1, Tu2.1, whole genome shotgun sequence genome encodes:
- the LOC125514329 gene encoding protein trichome birefringence-like 33 — translation MVATESAYIVCPPLWNFALLPPSSRSKLVCSSAFCKQRDIDQGIIISTREEMVKAPLHSSSSAAAAAATFSLVAKKARLSPFILLSLLFMLLFSFLYGEELAALVGRPAGRHSAAHLDVSVNREHQQPDDGSGVEDGWQKKKKRWQGRLAFAVNDEDEDEECDVFSGSWVRDEEAHPLYREEECPYIQPQLTCQAQGRPDRGYQSWRWQPHDCTLPAFNPTQMLETLRNKRMMFVGDSLNRGQFTSMVCLLQSAIPSPDAKSFEMSADQQHTVFTAREYNATVEFYWAPFLLQSNADDAVVHKISDRMVRNGSIAHHGRHWEGADVLVFNTYLWWCTGLRFRVVNGPIADAREEDAAWVSTEEAYGMAFRDMLQWVRENMDFNTTRVFFTSMSPTHGKSQDWGGAAGGNCYNETAMIEDAGYWGTDGRRSVMRVIREILDGDGADVPLTFLNVTQLSMYRKDAHTSVYKKQWSPLTPEQVADPRTYADCVHWCLPGLQDTWNELLYSKLFYP, via the exons ATGGTGGCAACTGAATCAGCCTATATAGTATGCCCCCCACTATGGAACTTTGCACTGCTGCCGCCATCATCACGCTCAAAACTTGTTTGCAGCTCCGCATTCTGCAAGCAAAGAGACATTGATCAGGGGATCATCATATCGACCAGGGAGGAGATGGTGAAGGCGCCTCTCCACTCCTCGTcctcggccgccgccgccgcggccaccTTCTCGCTGGTCGCCAAGAAGGCGCGGCTCTCGCCCTTCATCCTGCTGTCGCTGCTCTTCATGCTCCTCTTCTCCTTCCTCTACGGGGAAGAGCTGGCGGCGCTCGTCGGCCGGCCAGCTGGTCGACATTCGGCGGCACACCTCGACGTCAGCGTCAACCGCGAGCATCAGCAGCCGGACG ATGGATCGGGGGTGGAGGATGGGtggcagaagaagaagaagaggtggcAGGGGAGGCTGGCGTTCGCGGTGAacgacgaggacgaggacgaggagtGCGACGTGTTCTCGGGGAGCTGGGTGCGGGACGAGGAGGCGCACCCGCTGTACCGGGAGGAGGAGTGCCCCTACATCCAGCCGCAGCTCACCTGCCAGGCGCAGGGCCGCCCCGACAGGGGCTACCAGTCCTGGCGATGGCAGCCGCACGACTGCACCCTCCCCGC GTTCAACCCGACGCAGATGCTGGAGACGCTGCGGAACAAGCGGATGATGTTCGTGGGCGACTCGCTGAACCGCGGGCAGTTCACGTCCATGGTGTGCCTCCTCCAGTCCGCCATCCCGTCGCCGGACGCCAAGTCCTTCGAGATGTCCGCCGACCAGCAGCACACCGTGTTCACCGCCAGGGAGTACAACGCGACGGTGGAGTTCTACTGGGCGCCCTTCCTGCTGCAGTCCAACGCGGACGACGCCGTGGTGCACAAGATCTCGGACCGCATGGTGCGCAACGGCTCCATCGCCCACCACGGCCGCCACTGGGAGGGCGCCGACGTGCTGGTCTTCAACACCTACCTCTGGTGGTGCACCGGGCTGCGCTTCAGGGTCGTGAACGGGCCGATCGCCGACGCCAGGGAGGAGGACGCGGCGTGGGTGTCCACGGAGGAGGCCTACGGCATGGCGTTCCGGGACATGCTGCAGTGGGTGAGGGAGAACATGGACTTCAACACCACCAGGGTCTTCTTCACCAGCATGTCGCCCACCCACGGCAAGAGCCAGGActggggcggcgcggcgggggGCAACTGCTACAACGAGACGGCGATGATCGAGGACGCCGGGTACTGGGGCACGGACGGGCGGCGGAGCGTGATGCGGGTGATCAGGGAGATCCTCGACGGCGACGGCGCCGACGTGCCGCTCACGTTCCTCAACGTGACGCAGCTGTCCATGTACCGCAAGGACGCGCACACCTCCGTCTACAAGAAGCAGTGGAGCCCGCTGACGCCGGAGCAGGTCGCCGACCCCAGGACCTACGCCGACTGCGTCCACTGGTGCCTCCCGGGGCTCCAGGACACGTGGAACGAACTCCTCTACTCCAAGCTCTTCTACCCTTGA